One segment of Maridesulfovibrio ferrireducens DNA contains the following:
- a CDS encoding class I SAM-dependent methyltransferase, translating into MLTASPEMRKSIRKTAKDLSRHEMTQWKSILCDLDREMSILEVGCGRGGKTDFLKSQGFKNILGVEKNIYQVEECNKRGLNVVSLEDFDAEYSETKFDFLVLSHIIEHFKFEDLISFVDGYLKYLKPGGLILIATPMLHPHFWLDLDHEKPYYPQGIKNFYSGSSEQVGFSSEYELKLKDIRFRKSPFKVKNDRNLLLKKNDLPMLLVNLFCAALFKFSFYVLGYKTGWVGLFRLKS; encoded by the coding sequence ATGCTAACGGCTAGTCCCGAGATGCGAAAATCCATTCGGAAAACTGCAAAGGATTTGTCTCGTCACGAAATGACACAGTGGAAATCTATTCTGTGTGATCTGGATCGTGAAATGAGTATTCTTGAAGTCGGGTGCGGTCGTGGCGGAAAGACTGATTTTTTGAAGTCGCAAGGGTTTAAGAATATTCTTGGAGTTGAAAAAAATATTTATCAAGTTGAAGAGTGCAATAAACGAGGGTTAAATGTTGTTTCTTTAGAAGATTTTGATGCTGAATATTCAGAGACTAAGTTTGATTTTTTAGTTTTGTCTCATATAATTGAGCATTTTAAGTTTGAAGATTTGATTTCGTTTGTAGATGGATATTTAAAGTATTTAAAACCGGGAGGGTTGATACTGATTGCAACCCCCATGCTTCATCCTCATTTCTGGCTCGATCTGGATCATGAAAAACCGTATTATCCGCAAGGGATAAAGAATTTTTATAGCGGTAGTTCTGAGCAGGTCGGTTTCAGTTCTGAATATGAGTTGAAGCTGAAAGATATCAGGTTCAGAAAAAGCCCGTTCAAGGTTAAAAATGATCGTAACCTGCTTCTTAAGAAAAATGATCTCCCTATGCTTTTGGTCAATTTGTTTTGTGCAGCTCTTTTCAAATTTTCTTTTTATGTACTTGGTTATAAAACAGGGTGGGTGGGGTTGTTTAGGTTAAAGTCATAA
- the ilvB gene encoding biosynthetic-type acetolactate synthase large subunit: MEISGAQLVIRLLERQGIDIICGIPGGSNLPIYDALRDSSIRHILARHEQGAGFMSQGMARTTGKAAVCMATSGPGVTNLLTAIADASLDSIPMVAITGQVSSSLIGTDAFQEVDTYGLTIPITKHNFLVQSAKELLNVIPEAFRLAESGRPGPVVIDVPKDVQNEIVEFKDFPEIGTKSNIALCDDKLLSRAVNMINNSRKPVIYAGGGVVAAEGSKDLIRLAHKNSIPVVTTLMGLGAYPHGDPHYLGMLGMHGERATNMIMEEADLIIALGVRFDDRAVGKACEFCKHADILHVDIDRSEIDKIKSSNLAIVGDVGHALNVFAECVDPAIRIGWSAHIASLRLLYPEILPDKEDTFHPMNLLRVVSESLSDQSIITTDVGQHQMWVAKGYPFRKPRTLLTSGGLGTMGFGLPTAIGAAFANPERRVVCVSGDGSFLMNIQELATLAEHRLNVKVLIMNNNRLGLVRQQQELFFGERYYASSFESSPDFTAIAKGFGVPAFDLGEEENPSLFLRKILGQDGPCVINIPIDLDNKVLPMVPPECANREMIGG, translated from the coding sequence ATGGAAATCAGTGGAGCACAATTAGTTATCAGACTTCTGGAGCGGCAAGGTATTGATATCATATGCGGAATACCCGGCGGTTCCAATCTGCCTATTTATGACGCGCTCAGAGACAGCTCGATCAGACATATTTTAGCCAGACATGAACAAGGCGCGGGGTTTATGTCGCAAGGTATGGCCCGGACAACCGGTAAAGCTGCCGTTTGTATGGCAACATCCGGGCCGGGAGTCACAAATTTGCTCACAGCAATAGCTGATGCCAGTCTTGATTCAATTCCAATGGTTGCAATAACCGGACAGGTATCAAGTTCATTAATCGGAACTGATGCTTTTCAGGAAGTTGATACTTATGGGCTTACAATTCCAATTACCAAACATAATTTCCTTGTTCAGTCCGCTAAAGAGTTGCTTAATGTTATTCCAGAAGCTTTCCGTCTTGCTGAGTCCGGCAGACCCGGCCCTGTCGTAATCGATGTTCCTAAGGATGTTCAGAATGAGATTGTAGAATTTAAAGATTTTCCCGAGATAGGGACTAAGAGCAATATTGCTTTGTGTGATGATAAGTTGTTGAGTCGGGCTGTTAATATGATCAACAATTCACGGAAACCCGTAATTTATGCGGGAGGGGGAGTTGTTGCTGCTGAAGGTTCAAAAGACTTGATCCGGCTGGCTCATAAAAATTCAATTCCGGTCGTAACTACTTTGATGGGGCTTGGAGCTTATCCGCACGGAGATCCGCATTATCTCGGTATGCTCGGTATGCACGGAGAGCGTGCAACGAACATGATAATGGAAGAAGCAGATCTTATCATAGCTCTTGGAGTTCGCTTTGATGATAGAGCTGTCGGTAAAGCCTGTGAGTTCTGCAAACATGCTGACATTTTACATGTTGATATCGACAGGTCTGAAATTGATAAAATAAAATCTTCCAATCTCGCGATTGTAGGTGATGTAGGACATGCACTTAATGTTTTTGCTGAGTGTGTGGACCCTGCTATCAGAATAGGGTGGAGTGCACATATTGCCTCATTGCGGTTATTGTACCCTGAAATCTTGCCGGATAAAGAAGATACCTTTCATCCAATGAACCTGCTGCGTGTTGTTAGTGAATCTCTTTCTGATCAATCTATTATTACAACAGATGTTGGACAGCATCAGATGTGGGTGGCCAAAGGGTATCCCTTTAGAAAACCCCGCACTCTGTTAACTTCCGGCGGACTTGGTACAATGGGGTTCGGTTTACCTACTGCAATCGGCGCAGCGTTTGCTAATCCCGAAAGACGGGTTGTGTGTGTTAGTGGAGACGGTTCCTTTTTGATGAATATTCAGGAGCTTGCAACACTGGCTGAGCATCGTCTTAATGTTAAAGTCCTGATCATGAATAACAATAGGCTCGGACTTGTACGGCAACAGCAGGAGCTTTTCTTCGGGGAAAGATATTATGCCTCCAGCTTTGAGAGCAGTCCGGATTTTACGGCCATTGCAAAAGGGTTCGGAGTTCCGGCCTTTGATCTTGGAGAAGAGGAGAATCCGTCTTTGTTCTTACGCAAAATACTTGGGCAGGACGGGCCTTGCGTAATAAATATTCCCATAGACTTAGACAACAAAGTTCTTCCCATGGTTCCGCCTGAATGCGCTAACAGAGAAATGATAGGAGGCTGA
- the ilvN gene encoding acetolactate synthase small subunit, translating to MHNYGIDLLVRNHAGVMSQITGLFSRRNFNLEGIICGPVGSGDESRMVLTVADDSKLEQIVLQLEKLYDVLEVKRVEDHPITKVLEQL from the coding sequence ATGCACAATTATGGAATAGATTTACTGGTTAGAAATCATGCCGGGGTGATGAGTCAGATTACCGGACTTTTTTCCCGGAGAAATTTCAATCTTGAAGGAATTATCTGTGGCCCGGTCGGGAGCGGAGATGAAAGCCGGATGGTGTTGACCGTTGCAGATGACAGCAAGCTCGAGCAAATAGTATTGCAACTTGAAAAGCTTTATGACGTGCTTGAGGTTAAAAGAGTCGAAGATCATCCGATTACAAAAGTTTTAGAACAACTTTAA
- a CDS encoding DNA integrity scanning protein DisA nucleotide-binding domain protein — translation MSSESFANLCIFHIMDGLRDGLSHFSQISRTALLYAINPGDPLRIYDPQGLLRDHEPKLKEVYLDSDAWKAGSNHDDNTRLIEVIKSKDLALAGLITCGARSSSIFYQRWFTEQHPNMCSTGPTESWMEYAALMLSQDFAAQNILRLDSSGHLLREYSTHAVRDYIVDQRNRIMGWDTQLRVYPILDAILGISKTKEEGAWARGDLIFIEPSELDSLEYLAKFPENERPALKNHKHVRKLLQSVENSSRKLVSDGKCVVGISSCWPTNTSISADFKGEWGILQRGTEPVCSFADATFSSTNYRPNLVQLEENLLEIKLDANNRHDLFQLANKMVASATHQSHGCTLVLDFNDTPVKIAGQTLEEPLDLRDPEIRGLARSLTKLDGAIHIGKDVKVYGFACLLDGKAVSGENRARGARFNSALRFTAKHPNIIVIVVSSDKPVSIIQRGVELTARCDWTQHFACVSTPPTLAEWIEGQI, via the coding sequence ATGAGCTCAGAATCTTTCGCAAATCTGTGCATCTTTCATATAATGGATGGACTGCGTGACGGACTTTCACACTTCTCCCAGATAAGCCGGACGGCTCTGCTATACGCAATAAATCCGGGAGACCCTTTACGCATTTATGATCCGCAAGGATTATTAAGGGACCACGAACCCAAATTGAAGGAAGTCTATCTGGATTCGGATGCCTGGAAAGCCGGAAGCAATCATGATGACAACACGCGACTCATTGAAGTTATCAAATCAAAAGATCTGGCTCTTGCAGGATTAATCACCTGCGGAGCCCGTTCCAGCAGTATCTTTTACCAGCGCTGGTTTACTGAGCAACATCCGAATATGTGCTCAACAGGCCCCACTGAAAGCTGGATGGAATATGCGGCCCTGATGTTGTCTCAAGATTTTGCGGCACAGAATATTTTGCGGCTCGACAGTTCAGGACACCTTTTGCGCGAGTATTCAACCCATGCTGTCAGAGATTACATTGTAGATCAGCGAAACCGAATCATGGGCTGGGACACACAATTAAGAGTTTACCCAATTCTAGATGCTATTCTCGGGATATCCAAAACAAAAGAGGAAGGAGCATGGGCTCGAGGCGACCTTATTTTCATAGAGCCTTCGGAACTTGATTCCTTAGAATATCTGGCCAAATTCCCAGAAAATGAAAGACCGGCTCTTAAAAACCACAAGCACGTCAGAAAGCTTCTGCAATCTGTTGAAAATTCCAGTAGGAAACTTGTCTCTGACGGAAAATGCGTTGTCGGAATATCATCCTGCTGGCCGACAAACACCTCTATTTCAGCGGACTTCAAAGGAGAATGGGGAATCCTGCAACGAGGGACCGAACCCGTATGCAGCTTTGCGGATGCGACTTTTTCATCCACTAATTACAGGCCAAACCTTGTCCAACTCGAAGAAAACCTTCTTGAAATTAAACTTGATGCCAATAACAGGCACGATCTGTTTCAACTGGCAAACAAAATGGTAGCCAGCGCGACCCATCAAAGCCACGGCTGTACTCTTGTTTTAGATTTTAACGACACACCTGTAAAAATTGCAGGCCAAACTCTTGAAGAACCGCTTGATTTGCGTGATCCTGAAATACGTGGATTAGCGAGATCTCTGACCAAACTGGATGGAGCTATCCATATCGGGAAAGATGTAAAAGTTTACGGTTTTGCTTGCCTGCTGGACGGAAAAGCTGTTTCCGGTGAAAACAGAGCAAGAGGGGCAAGGTTTAATTCAGCCTTGCGCTTCACGGCAAAACATCCCAATATAATCGTAATTGTTGTTTCTTCCGATAAGCCTGTTTCAATCATACAGCGAGGAGTTGAACTGACTGCCCGCTGCGACTGGACACAACACTTTGCATGCGTCAGCACTCCCCCAACTCTCGCAGAGTGGATTGAAGGACAAATATAA
- a CDS encoding YgiQ family radical SAM protein, whose protein sequence is MTKTLIASKIKQPTFLPMTREEMDWLGWDRPDILLVSGDSYIDHPSFGIPLLGRVLTAHGYKVALVCQPDWKDTKDIEALGRPRLYAGVSAGALDSMLSHYTSFRKKRSDDAYTPGGKAGARPNRACIIYTNLIKKAFKGLPVVMGGIEASLRRISHYDFWTEKIRKTILMDSKADLLIYGMGERAMLEAADRLSEADEPSGATLRGINGTAFMGKIEDIPADAEVIELPSHQDILDDPQMLMKATLLLEEQVHYGKAWAIQKTDSRYVVITPPAIYLNTNELDWLYTLPFARLPHPSYDEKGRIPAAEMIEFSITSHRGCGGGCSFCSIAMHQGRHIRSRSKKSILSEAAGMNSHSHFRGSISDIGGPSANMWNAKCSVEREKCKRKSCLVPNICPNFKYDQKANLDLLKQTRNLDGIKHVRVASGVRFDLGLKDRTSLREIFKEFVGGQLKVAPEHISPEVLKHMRKPDLPVFESFLELFEVETKNAGKNQYVIPYLMSAFPGCTDADMRMLADWLKAKGWSPKQVQCFIPTPGTVATAMYYTGTTPDGERIFVAKTDAQRLKQHGILIPDATRDPRSIRYKDKQTKPEKNTKKDISKDFKGNKKFKGKSKTEPFSKKNKKR, encoded by the coding sequence ATGACAAAAACACTTATCGCATCAAAAATAAAACAACCAACTTTTTTGCCCATGACGAGAGAAGAAATGGACTGGCTCGGCTGGGATAGACCAGATATCCTTCTCGTGTCCGGCGATAGCTATATAGATCACCCGAGTTTCGGAATCCCCTTGCTAGGCAGAGTACTGACCGCACACGGATATAAAGTAGCTCTTGTCTGCCAGCCTGACTGGAAAGATACAAAAGATATAGAGGCCCTCGGCCGCCCCCGCTTATATGCAGGAGTCTCTGCCGGAGCGCTGGACTCCATGCTTTCTCACTATACTTCTTTCCGCAAAAAAAGAAGCGATGATGCTTACACTCCCGGCGGCAAAGCCGGAGCACGTCCGAACCGTGCGTGCATCATTTATACTAACCTTATAAAAAAAGCCTTCAAAGGTTTACCTGTAGTCATGGGAGGAATTGAAGCTTCCCTGCGCCGAATTTCTCATTATGATTTCTGGACAGAAAAAATACGCAAAACAATCCTCATGGACAGCAAAGCTGACCTTTTGATTTACGGCATGGGCGAACGAGCCATGCTTGAAGCAGCGGACAGGCTTTCAGAAGCGGATGAACCTTCCGGCGCAACTCTTCGAGGAATAAACGGCACTGCCTTTATGGGCAAAATTGAAGACATCCCTGCTGACGCGGAAGTTATAGAACTCCCTTCACATCAGGATATTCTCGATGACCCGCAAATGCTCATGAAAGCCACTCTTTTACTTGAAGAGCAGGTTCACTATGGCAAAGCATGGGCTATTCAAAAAACCGACAGCAGGTATGTTGTAATAACACCACCTGCAATCTACCTTAATACCAATGAACTTGACTGGTTATACACACTGCCCTTTGCAAGGCTACCGCACCCATCCTATGATGAGAAAGGTCGAATCCCTGCGGCGGAAATGATTGAATTCAGCATAACCTCCCATCGCGGATGCGGCGGCGGGTGCTCGTTCTGCTCAATAGCCATGCACCAAGGAAGACACATCCGTTCCCGCAGTAAAAAATCAATCTTAAGTGAAGCCGCAGGAATGAATTCACATAGTCATTTCAGAGGATCTATCTCAGACATAGGCGGTCCAAGTGCCAATATGTGGAACGCGAAATGTTCCGTTGAAAGAGAAAAGTGCAAACGCAAAAGCTGCCTTGTTCCAAATATCTGTCCGAATTTTAAATATGACCAGAAAGCGAACCTTGATCTGTTGAAACAGACCAGAAATCTGGACGGAATAAAACATGTCCGGGTTGCCAGCGGTGTAAGATTTGATCTGGGCCTTAAAGACCGCACAAGTTTACGCGAAATTTTTAAAGAATTTGTCGGTGGACAATTAAAGGTTGCTCCTGAGCATATTTCACCTGAAGTTCTTAAACATATGCGTAAACCGGATCTGCCGGTATTTGAAAGCTTTCTCGAGCTATTCGAAGTTGAAACAAAAAACGCGGGAAAAAATCAATACGTCATTCCTTACCTGATGAGCGCATTTCCAGGATGTACTGATGCAGACATGCGTATGCTCGCAGACTGGCTGAAAGCAAAAGGCTGGTCCCCTAAACAGGTACAGTGCTTTATACCCACGCCCGGAACTGTTGCCACCGCAATGTATTACACAGGCACTACCCCGGACGGAGAACGGATCTTTGTTGCAAAGACGGATGCCCAGCGTTTGAAACAACATGGCATACTTATCCCTGACGCAACCCGTGACCCTAGAAGCATAAGATATAAAGACAAACAAACTAAACCTGAAAAAAACACCAAAAAAGACATTTCAAAAGACTTTAAAGGAAATAAAAAATTTAAAGGAAAAAGCAAAACTGAACCGTTTTCAAAAAAGAATAAAAAAAGGTAA
- the thiD gene encoding bifunctional hydroxymethylpyrimidine kinase/phosphomethylpyrimidine kinase has protein sequence MNSLPCVLTIAGSDSGGGAGIQADLKTMSIMGCYGASAITALTAQNTVTVSGIEPVSPEFVALQIETVCADINIKAAKTGMLFSAPIIRSVAAALVDKSFPLIVDPVCVASSGARLLKEDAVEAMKELFPLADLLTPNVPEAELFADMEIKTREDIFKAIDILLEMGPKAVLIKGGHFDSVASTDWLGIKGEKPIPMMQQRVKTRNMHGTGCTLSAAIASGMAKGKNLVTAILDAQKYLNLALRAGFEVGEGGGPPNHLAPMLITGMKEGLLSDLHECGLRLTHMDGLSNLIPESRMNVAAALPHATEINDVAAFTGRITCTRKGEIIIGGHPDFGASSFMAKAVLCARKYNPEINCAVGIRYNDQIMAAVAKCGFVEAWFDLADKPKDLNIEVGSSLEWGTCEALAHHDDATKVDVVCDPGEIGIEPIVRVLGKDFQDLEAKLKLLIAVLKK, from the coding sequence ATGAATTCGCTTCCATGTGTTTTGACCATAGCCGGATCAGATTCCGGCGGTGGTGCCGGTATTCAAGCTGATCTTAAGACCATGTCAATAATGGGATGTTACGGCGCAAGTGCTATCACTGCTCTGACCGCTCAGAATACTGTTACAGTGTCTGGAATAGAACCTGTTTCACCTGAATTTGTAGCATTACAGATTGAGACGGTTTGTGCTGATATTAATATTAAAGCTGCGAAAACTGGAATGCTGTTTTCTGCGCCTATAATTAGATCTGTTGCCGCGGCTCTTGTTGATAAATCTTTTCCGCTTATAGTCGATCCTGTTTGTGTCGCTTCGAGCGGGGCAAGGCTTCTTAAAGAGGATGCTGTGGAAGCAATGAAAGAGCTGTTTCCATTAGCTGATCTACTTACTCCCAATGTGCCGGAAGCAGAGCTTTTTGCAGATATGGAAATAAAGACCCGCGAGGATATTTTCAAGGCAATTGATATTCTCCTTGAAATGGGACCAAAGGCTGTTTTGATCAAAGGCGGTCATTTTGATTCTGTTGCTTCAACGGATTGGCTAGGAATCAAAGGTGAGAAACCTATTCCGATGATGCAGCAACGTGTGAAGACTAGAAATATGCATGGCACAGGATGTACTCTTTCTGCTGCAATTGCTTCCGGGATGGCAAAAGGGAAAAATCTTGTCACCGCAATCCTTGATGCTCAAAAATATCTGAACCTTGCGCTTCGTGCTGGATTTGAAGTCGGCGAGGGGGGCGGACCTCCGAATCATCTTGCTCCTATGTTGATTACAGGCATGAAAGAAGGACTTCTTTCTGATTTGCATGAATGCGGATTGCGTCTGACTCATATGGACGGACTCAGTAACTTAATTCCCGAGAGCAGAATGAACGTAGCCGCGGCCCTTCCGCACGCTACTGAAATAAATGATGTGGCGGCTTTTACCGGACGCATTACCTGTACTCGCAAGGGTGAAATTATTATAGGTGGCCATCCTGATTTCGGAGCATCTTCATTTATGGCGAAGGCTGTACTGTGCGCCCGCAAATATAATCCTGAAATCAATTGCGCTGTCGGTATAAGGTATAATGACCAAATTATGGCAGCTGTAGCCAAGTGCGGATTTGTTGAAGCATGGTTTGATCTTGCGGATAAACCGAAAGACTTAAATATAGAAGTCGGCAGTTCTCTCGAGTGGGGAACCTGTGAAGCTCTTGCGCATCATGATGATGCAACAAAAGTTGATGTTGTCTGTGATCCGGGTGAAATAGGTATAGAACCGATTGTTCGAGTTCTAGGTAAGGATTTTCAGGATCTTGAAGCAAAACTTAAGCTTTTGATTGCTGTTTTGAAAAAGTAA
- a CDS encoding helix-turn-helix domain-containing protein translates to MIKPKTKKPKKDTEDIADALKQFMQLAQYEVPEVNEDSDELLPFDEAFPEPTPAQLLRGARTRENMTQAKLATAVGIHRNSISEMERGVRNISVDMAKRLGKVLNTSYKRFI, encoded by the coding sequence ATGATAAAACCGAAAACAAAAAAGCCAAAAAAAGATACGGAAGATATAGCTGACGCGCTCAAGCAATTCATGCAGCTTGCACAATATGAAGTACCGGAAGTAAATGAGGATAGCGATGAATTGTTGCCTTTCGACGAAGCCTTTCCTGAACCTACTCCTGCTCAACTTCTACGCGGAGCCAGAACCCGCGAAAATATGACTCAAGCGAAACTTGCTACAGCTGTCGGAATTCATAGAAACAGCATTTCTGAAATGGAAAGAGGCGTACGCAATATCAGCGTTGATATGGCTAAACGTTTAGGAAAAGTTCTCAACACTTCGTACAAACGCTTTATATAA
- a CDS encoding pentapeptide repeat-containing protein, protein MTKELFKKIIFKFYHYSGIRFISEMINPPSNAEMNKSEYRKPSNFIPWIFSIYIIIFGIASSRYEGDINSYKMLISTFQSHMGANNITDVCAELAPLQKVKVSVEPDFIYFWETISSFYKNEPYEIGKQVLIQTVSTHNKNLQNATLYMADLREANLYEADLREANLREADLRGVDFYNAKLDKTDFSKAKLLNAKFGEANLRSAKFQNATLHNAMFISADLQSTYFNGADLYNATFKCAKHLRAGQLNTAKTLYKVTLPEKLEDRETLNSTLFEKPDWLEEALKADKE, encoded by the coding sequence ATGACCAAAGAGTTGTTTAAAAAAATAATTTTCAAGTTCTATCATTACTCTGGAATACGTTTTATATCAGAAATGATAAACCCTCCCAGCAATGCCGAAATGAATAAAAGCGAATACCGCAAACCTAGTAATTTTATTCCTTGGATTTTTAGTATTTACATAATCATTTTTGGCATTGCATCTAGTCGCTATGAAGGGGATATTAATTCTTATAAGATGCTAATTTCAACATTTCAATCGCATATGGGAGCCAATAATATAACTGATGTTTGTGCAGAATTAGCTCCTCTTCAAAAAGTAAAAGTTTCGGTAGAACCGGATTTTATTTATTTTTGGGAAACAATTTCATCTTTTTATAAAAATGAACCATATGAAATTGGCAAGCAAGTGCTTATTCAAACAGTCTCAACACATAACAAAAATTTACAAAATGCGACTCTATATATGGCAGACCTTAGAGAAGCTAATCTCTATGAAGCCGACCTCAGAGAAGCCAATCTCAGAGAAGCAGATTTACGTGGAGTCGACTTCTATAATGCCAAATTAGATAAGACCGACTTCAGTAAGGCCAAACTTTTAAACGCTAAATTTGGTGAGGCTAACCTCAGAAGTGCCAAATTCCAAAATGCTACACTTCATAACGCTATGTTCATTTCAGCCGACTTACAATCAACTTATTTCAATGGAGCTGACCTTTATAATGCCACATTTAAATGTGCAAAACACCTTAGAGCCGGACAGCTTAACACAGCTAAAACACTTTACAAAGTAACATTACCTGAAAAGTTGGAAGACCGCGAAACTCTCAACAGCACACTCTTCGAAAAACCTGACTGGCTCGAAGAAGCTTTGAAAGCAGATAAAGAGTAA
- a CDS encoding THUMP domain-containing class I SAM-dependent RNA methyltransferase, giving the protein MLDFERKSVVMVTCPKGFSPYLVEEITKMGFKVRNEFYAGVETKASLNECMRLNLWTRCGHRVLYQLKKFKAATPDQMYEEVKEMEWERIISPDDYLTITSSVITETITDTRFANVRVKDAIVDKVREKLGRRPSSGPEMTGIIVFLHWRGDDCTIYLDTSGVPLSKRGYRKLPHKAPLQETLAATLVKATGWTGRGNFISPMCGSGTLAIEAALIALSGAPGLIRDTYAFMRLPGYNEAYWDNLCMEAEDRELTSFDGKIIATDLDPEAIEAARKNARAAGVEHHIEFEVCDFRDTVIPEGKGIIFFNPEYGERMGTSTLLEKIYTAIGDFLKNKCQGYKGFVFTGNSDLAKCIGLRTSRRLLFYNAKIECRLLEYEVFAGSGKRKY; this is encoded by the coding sequence ATGCTCGATTTTGAACGCAAAAGTGTAGTTATGGTCACTTGTCCTAAAGGTTTCTCGCCTTATCTTGTGGAAGAAATTACGAAGATGGGCTTTAAGGTAAGAAACGAATTTTATGCCGGGGTTGAAACCAAGGCTTCTCTTAATGAGTGTATGCGCCTCAACCTGTGGACTCGTTGCGGGCATAGAGTGTTGTACCAGCTTAAGAAATTTAAGGCTGCCACTCCTGATCAGATGTACGAAGAAGTTAAAGAAATGGAATGGGAAAGAATTATTTCTCCGGACGATTATCTCACGATTACTTCCTCAGTTATAACTGAAACTATTACAGATACACGGTTTGCCAACGTCAGAGTTAAAGACGCCATCGTTGACAAGGTGCGCGAAAAACTGGGCAGAAGACCTTCTTCCGGTCCTGAAATGACAGGAATTATCGTTTTTCTCCATTGGAGAGGCGACGACTGTACTATTTATCTTGATACTTCCGGTGTGCCTCTTTCTAAAAGAGGATATAGAAAGCTTCCTCATAAAGCTCCTTTGCAGGAAACACTGGCTGCAACTTTGGTTAAAGCTACAGGGTGGACCGGACGCGGAAACTTTATTTCACCTATGTGCGGTAGTGGTACTCTTGCAATTGAGGCTGCTCTTATTGCTCTTTCCGGTGCTCCGGGCCTTATCCGCGATACATATGCTTTCATGAGACTGCCTGGTTACAATGAGGCGTATTGGGATAATTTGTGTATGGAGGCTGAAGATAGAGAACTTACTTCATTTGATGGAAAAATTATTGCAACTGATCTTGATCCTGAAGCTATCGAGGCTGCCCGTAAAAATGCGCGTGCAGCAGGGGTTGAACATCACATAGAATTTGAAGTTTGTGATTTTCGGGATACGGTTATACCGGAAGGTAAGGGCATTATCTTTTTTAATCCTGAATACGGCGAAAGAATGGGAACTTCTACTCTGCTTGAGAAGATTTATACAGCCATCGGCGATTTTTTGAAAAATAAATGTCAGGGCTATAAAGGGTTCGTTTTTACCGGAAATTCAGATTTAGCCAAATGTATAGGGCTTAGAACTTCCCGTAGACTGCTTTTTTATAATGCTAAAATTGAATGCAGACTGCTCGAATATGAAGTTTTCGCCGGTAGCGGCAAACGAAAATATTAA
- a CDS encoding response regulator → MPRILVVDDDPISRQILRAMLEKEGHVVSEAEDGVKAVNNYDKSSIDLVITDIFMPEKEGVQTVRELIKENPDVKIIAVSGGSSSANYDSLDWIKMFGVKYTFTKPFDSKAIISAIDELLSE, encoded by the coding sequence ATGCCTCGGATTCTCGTCGTTGATGATGATCCCATATCTCGTCAAATTCTTCGTGCAATGCTGGAGAAAGAAGGTCATGTTGTTTCGGAAGCAGAAGATGGTGTAAAAGCTGTTAATAATTACGATAAAAGCTCTATTGATCTTGTTATAACTGATATTTTTATGCCTGAAAAAGAAGGTGTGCAAACTGTAAGGGAACTTATTAAAGAAAACCCTGATGTTAAGATTATTGCAGTTTCAGGCGGAAGTTCTTCAGCAAATTATGATTCTTTGGATTGGATTAAGATGTTTGGTGTGAAGTATACCTTTACCAAACCGTTTGATTCAAAAGCAATTATATCGGCGATAGATGAATTGCTCTCTGAATAA